From uncultured Treponema sp.:
GCCGACTGCCATTCGCCTGCCCAGTCAGAAAGATTTCTGCTTTTAACCTCGATGTCCTCAAAAGTTGAGACCTCCTTGCCGTGGTCGTGGGGATGGCCTTCTTCGCCGTGGTTATGTTCAGTTTCCTGCATTCCTTCCACAACTTCCTCTTCCTTTACGCGCTCGCCAAGAACTTCCATCATGTTGATTGGAACAAGATTCTTGTTCTTCGCTTCCTTTAGAACTCCGCTAACCCAGCCGTCGCTCTCGCCGCCAACGTAGATGAACATATCGCTTGCGGAAATTTTCGCGATGTCGGAAAAACTCGGCTGGAACGAATGAAGGTCAGTCCCCTTGTCAAGAAGAAGCGTAAGGTCAAAGTCTTTCGCCTTGTCTCCAAGAATCTCGCGGCACCAGTCGTACTGCGGAAAAGTCGTGCAGACAATTGATTTTTTTTCTGCAGAAAACGCGCCTGCCGTTCCAAAGGCAAACATCGCTCCTAAAGCCAAAAATTTCGTTATCTTTTTCATTTTTTTTCTCCAATAAAATCCAAAATATTTTGCAAGACTACGCAAGGCAGGAATCCAGTTTCCTGATGATTTTTTCCTTGTCGTAGCCCTTGCCGATAAACACAAGCTGATTCATCCTGTCGCCAAAATCCTTGTCCCAAGATGAACGCAGCTCCTTGTCATTTTCAAGGCACTCTTTCTGCGTGGCCTCGTCCAGAGCCGCAACCCAGTATGCAACCGCCATCACAGAAGAATTTCTTCCGGCCTGCTCAAAAAGAAGAACGTCCTGCGCCTTCTCCTTGAACCAGACATAGCCTTTTGCCCTGATAATTTCTTTTGGAAAGCCTTCGTTCACAAAATCCATGAATTTTTCCTGGCTGAACGGCTTTCTGCATTCGTATGCGAACGAAGAAATTCCGTATTCGTCCTCAAATCCGCGGTTCGTGTCGGAAAGACTGTTGATTGCCTTTTGAATTGCCGAAGAGGAATCTACCATGTCAAAGTCGAATTTTGTCTCGGACACAATCTGCTCGATGTCAACTTTTCCGCGCACCGTCTTTACAATCTTCGCCTTTGGCTGGAAATCCCGGATAACCTTTATGACCTGCTCAGTCTTCTGATCGTCAAGCAAGTCAAGCTTGTTCAGGACAATCACGTTGCAGAATTCAATTTGGTCAACAATCAGCGTTGTAATATCGTTCGACTTAAGATTGTTCGGGTCGTTCTCCTCGTAGTTCTCAAGGTCGGTCAAAAACTCGCGGTAAATTCTGTCGGCGTCAACAACCGTAACAATGTTCGAAAGAAAAACATTTGTGTCCGGAGTGTCGTCCTCATAGGCAAGAAAGGAAGCTGCAATCGCGCCGGGATCGCTTATTCCCGAAGCCTCCACAAAAACAGTCTCAATGGAATCTTTCTCGGAAATCTTCTCGACCTGCGCAAGAAACTCATCGCGCAAAGTGCAGCAGATACAGCCGTTCTGCATCTCGTACATTTCGCTTTGGGCAACCGCCGCTCCGTTCTTTTTCAGAATTTCAGCGTCAATGTTTATGCTTCCCATGTCGTTTACAATCAGCGCGACACGCCTTTTTTCCTGCCGAAGAATCTCGTTCAGCAGAGTTGTCTTACCAGAGCCAAGATAGCCCGTGATAAGCGTAACTGGTTTCTTTTTCATTTTTTTTCTCTTTGAATAAAATTTGATAATACGGGCGCTTCTGCCTAAAGGCAGACCGGGCTTTTCGGGGTTCCGCCTTTCGGCTTCATTCCTCGCTTCGCTTCGGAACGCTCCGCGCCCCTACAATCCCTAGCGCATAAAGATGAAAAGAGAATTTTCAGTTGTTAAGACGTGTCTTTAGAGAAATTAAAGAGTTATTGAAAAAAGTCTGATATGAATTTTTAAAGGAAAGTTTTAAGGCAAAATATCGCCGGGCAAAGAAACTTCCGGCTGCGCAAAGGGCAAGGCTCAAAAGCTT
This genomic window contains:
- a CDS encoding GTP-binding protein; translated protein: MKKKPVTLITGYLGSGKTTLLNEILRQEKRRVALIVNDMGSINIDAEILKKNGAAVAQSEMYEMQNGCICCTLRDEFLAQVEKISEKDSIETVFVEASGISDPGAIAASFLAYEDDTPDTNVFLSNIVTVVDADRIYREFLTDLENYEENDPNNLKSNDITTLIVDQIEFCNVIVLNKLDLLDDQKTEQVIKVIRDFQPKAKIVKTVRGKVDIEQIVSETKFDFDMVDSSSAIQKAINSLSDTNRGFEDEYGISSFAYECRKPFSQEKFMDFVNEGFPKEIIRAKGYVWFKEKAQDVLLFEQAGRNSSVMAVAYWVAALDEATQKECLENDKELRSSWDKDFGDRMNQLVFIGKGYDKEKIIRKLDSCLA